A region from the Vicia villosa cultivar HV-30 ecotype Madison, WI linkage group LG3, Vvil1.0, whole genome shotgun sequence genome encodes:
- the LOC131659349 gene encoding uncharacterized protein LOC131659349 produces the protein MLKEWKEDFNLKRDMLRTLPLWVKLQKLPLHLWGAKGLSKIGSAIGVPLVTDECTANKLRVSYARILIEVDVTKEMVKEIAIKDCEGRKLMQPVEYEWKSLYCERCQCIGHKCKDYVKKQWKPKAKPPDTIASNSDQVKNVEVDHRKQEEELEIASKPEDNAWITVSSTIKDKGKIKEISSRLKSIKPNILILIETRVKATKASKIRDRLNLYDNYLDNYQNHENGRIWISWNDRNIYIKYVHSSDQYIYYGVFDLMGDFKFWLTAIYGKNHMDIIKMIPNAPDPWCLVGDYNNAASAQDRIGGRMVMESEYSDLQDMMLKAGLSEMDSCGDYFTRCNRHTLDPIHSRIDSLIGNVDWFNKYSDLTLKILPPSVSDHALLLLIDNNQIKRTSRFKFYNCITELPWYGEVVSNS, from the exons ATGCTGAAGGAATGGAAGGAAGACTTCAACCTAAAAAGAGATATGCTGAGAACTCTTCCACTTTGGGTAAAACTTCAAAAATTGCCTCTTCATCTATGGGGAGCGAAGGGTTTGAGTAAGATTGGAAGTGCAATTGGAGTTCCTCTTGTAACTGATGAATGCACCGCTAATAAATTGAGGGTATCTTATGCTCGAATCTTGATTGAAGTTGATGTTACCAAGGAGATGGTGAAAGAGATAGCAATCAAGGATTGTGAAGGGAGGAAATTGATGCAACCAGTTGAATACGAATGGAAATCTCTCTACTGTGAGAGATGCCAATGCATAGGGCATAAGTGCAAAGATTATGTGAAGAAACAATGGAAGCCTAAAGCCAAACCCCCAGATACAATTGCAAGTAATTCTGATCAAGTCAAAAATGTTGAAGTGGATCACAGGAAACAAGAGGAAGAGCTTGAGATTGCAAGTAAGCCTGAGGACAATGCTTGGATAACAGTTAGCTCCACTATCAAAGATAAAG gcaaaataaaagagattagtTCCCGTCTCAAATCTATAAAGCCTAACATTTTGATCTTGATTGAAACTAGAGTTAAGGCTACTAAAGCTAGTAAGATTAGAGATAGGCTCAATCTATATGATAATTACCTGGATAACTACCAAAATCATGAGAATGGTAGAATCTGGATCTCTTGGAATGATaggaatatatatattaaatatgttCATAGTTCTGACCAGTATATTTATTATGGAGTCTTTGACTTGATGGGTGATTTCAAATTTTGGCTGACTGCTATATATGGTAAAAATCATATGGATATCATAAAGATGATACCTAATGCTCCAGACCCTTGGTGCCTAGTAGGTGATTATAATAATGCTGCTAGTGCCCAGGATAGGATTGGAGGCAGAATGGTCATGGAATCTGAATATAGTGACTTGCAGGACATGATGTTAAAAGCCGGGCTCAGTGAGATGGATAGTTGTGGTGACTACTTCACCCGGTGTAATAGACATACTTTGGATCCTATTCATTCTAGGATTGATAGTCTCATTGGTAATGTGGATTGGTTCAATAAGTATAGTGACTTAACTCTGAAAATCTTGCCCCCAAGTGTTTCTGACCATGCCCTGTTGCTGTTGATAGATAACAATCAGATCAAAAGAACTAGCAGATTTAAGTTTTATAATTGTATCACAGAGTTACCATGGTATGGGGAGGTTGTAAGTAATAGCTAG